Proteins co-encoded in one Streptobacillus felis genomic window:
- a CDS encoding helix-turn-helix domain-containing protein: MNEIGKNIREIRKSKNITMKQLANEIGTTEANISRYEKGIIKDIPLKNLEKIARFLNVTLNELLGLKNHNTLLSPYNEFIDFIEDYEIKLNENDKMDLLELIDKHLKTPYDFNIAKEYCKNIGIKFPFTLDSPYIDILFFSIFFNIIDYVEYFKKNYKDNFDNFDNDFPDNLFGERNKINNINLSQNKKIQDLQKEIIDITTKIDNVEIVEDIRDIAQLKLDKTKNSPK, from the coding sequence ATGAATGAAATAGGTAAAAATATAAGAGAAATAAGAAAAAGTAAAAATATTACTATGAAACAATTGGCAAACGAGATAGGAACCACTGAAGCTAATATATCAAGATATGAAAAAGGCATAATAAAAGATATCCCGTTAAAAAATTTAGAAAAAATAGCTAGATTTTTAAATGTTACATTAAATGAATTATTAGGTTTAAAAAATCACAACACATTATTATCGCCGTATAATGAATTTATAGACTTTATAGAAGATTATGAAATAAAATTAAATGAAAATGATAAAATGGATTTATTAGAATTAATAGACAAACATTTAAAAACACCTTATGATTTTAATATTGCAAAAGAATATTGTAAAAACATTGGAATAAAATTTCCATTTACTTTAGATAGTCCTTATATTGATATTTTATTTTTTTCTATTTTCTTTAATATTATTGATTATGTAGAATATTTCAAAAAAAATTATAAAGATAATTTTGATAATTTTGATAATGATTTTCCAGATAATTTATTTGGTGAAAGAAATAAAATAAACAATATAAATCTATCACAAAACAAAAAGATACAAGATCTACAAAAAGAAATAATTGATATTACAACAAAAATTGATAATGTAGAGATTGTAGAGGACATAAGAGACATAGCACAATTAAAACTTGATAAAACAAAAAATAGCCCCAAATGA